One Mytilus trossulus isolate FHL-02 chromosome 5, PNRI_Mtr1.1.1.hap1, whole genome shotgun sequence DNA segment encodes these proteins:
- the LOC134718442 gene encoding uncharacterized protein DDB_G0287625-like, whose protein sequence is MSIHVCIDRQSAVCEGKSRVQTSATDVTNVACTQNNNIECVKCVEGDSNNRKKFNMQKAVSKREQTFDMYDALTDKLANKKTTMNRSNTRTSTSSESVTMEKTIDSAVQPKTKVTEVKKGKKRTIVLTKTNKNKVNLKRDDVLTKTNKNKVILKKDDVLTKTNKNKVNLKKDDIKKVSVNYASGISKKPAANSNLITIILDENNNLKNELGNKDGDNSQKTDKKSANNVKVKKTIIKRKKIEIKLNLKQTSKTSDNSTDNPAKQSDSTCDKGTDKPASTSTCDKGTEKQITTCSALDKNKKCLSVRNIHGKRKRSRSISSYRGSHSNSSHSSSSFKSSFSESSSSSIRNRSKNSYSRDRERSYSRNSYGSSQSYSTERHRRSYSKERYRRSYARDRYCESYSRERYRSCRSYSRESYRKRRSYSRERYRNRRSHSMERYIHRRSGSKENFRRRRSSSIDTVSSSSSDSQCLHSRSRSRRRRSNLRSRSRRRRSNSRSRSRRRRSNSRYRSRRRRSNSRSRSRRRRSNSRSRSRRRRSNSRSQSRRRRSNSRSRSRRRRSGSRFRYARSSKRRFSSSDSISSRSFTSYSSTSDYDYDYLPLRDYPYTDPYYTMHRYSVYSDDCSTYSRSYSRSRSRSMSRSSFTESSSSCNSSPSRSSKPDSYAHNSASCAAKTKPKTKNRAVVCKQTKKMLNKNPTSGPSVSTATSKPKVIASLQPSGATTTNLPLVISISDSDETTDVPNGINNTPGSSSCASRLNADQTHTNDRSVPRTSKKYECGVNKIVDIQPTKTAIDVIKSVNIQPTKSAVDIKECSSQPSTDRRIVTLTSVHSDKNVSKQKCVDTTKIPLNASKTKKTSKNQNTHGNVKFKLTNKVPTICNIGRTQDNTIRPQTIGPQKKQAKYTAEQFRLLMEIGICLQNIFKDVSEKIVGKHSQ, encoded by the coding sequence ATGTCCATTCACGTGTGTATCGACAGGCAGTCTGCTGTGTGTGAAGGGAAAAGTCGCGTGCAGACGTCTGCTACCGATGTCACAAATGTAGCGTGTACTCAAAATAACAACATCGAGTGTGTAAAATGTGTGGAAGGCGATTCGAATAATAGGAAGAAATTCAACATGCAAAAAGCGGTTTCTAAAAGAGAGCAAACTTTTGACATGTATGATGCCTTGACTGACAAACTTGCTAACAAGAAAACAACAATGAACAGATCAAATACTAGGACGTCTACAAGTAGTGAAAGTGTCACCATGGAGAAAACGATAGACAGTGCAGTGCAACCTAAAACCAAAGTaacagaagtgaaaaagggAAAGAAAAGGACCATTGTTTTAACAAAgaccaataaaaacaaagtgAACTTGAAAAGGGACGACGTTTTAACAAAgaccaataaaaacaaagtgATCTTGAAAAAGGACGACGTTTTAACAAAgaccaataaaaacaaagtgAACTTGAAAAAGGACGACATTAAGAAAGTCTCAGTTAATTATGCGTCTGGCATAAGTAAGAAACCGGCAGCGAATTCAAACTTGATAACAATTATTTTGGACGAAAACAACAACTTGAAAAATGAATTGGGTAACAAAGATGGCGATAATTCACAGAAAACTGATAAAAAGTCTGCGAACAACGTTAAGGTGAAAAAGACGATTATAAAACGGAAAAAAATCGAGATAAAACTTAATTTGAAACAGACATCAAAAACAAGTGACAACAGTACCGATAACCCTGCTAAACAAAGTGATTCTACCTGTGACAAAGGCACAGATAAACCGGCTTCTACCTCTACCTGTGACAAAGGCACAGAGAAACAGATTACAACGTGTAGTGCATTGgacaaaaataagaaatgcTTATCCGTACGAAACATTCATGGTAAGAGAAAACGGAGTCGTTCCATTAGCTCATATCGAGGCTCACATTCGAATAGTTCACATTCATCTAGCAGTTTTAAATCGTCTTTCTCGGAATCATCGTCTTCATCGATAAGAAATCGTTCTAAAAACTCTTATTCCAGAGATAGAGAACGATCATATTCAAGGAACAGCTATGGATCTAGTCAATCATATTCTACTGAACGGCATCGCAGATCATATTCTAAAGAACGATATCGCAGATCATATGCAAGGGACCGTTATTGTGAATCATATTCCAGGGAACGATATCGAAGTTGTCGATCATATTCCAGGGAATCATATCGAAAACGTCGATCATATTCCAGGGAACGATATCGAAATCGTCGATCACATTCAATGGAACGATATATACACCGACGTTCAGGATCAAAAGAAAACTTCAGACGTCGCCGATCGTCTTCAATAGATACTGTTAGCAGTAGTTCTAGTGATAGCCAGTGCTTGCATTCAAGATCTCGAAGTCGACGCCGACGTTCAAATTTAAGATCTCGTAGTCGACGCCGACGTTCTAATTCAAGATCTCGAAGTCGACGCCGACGTTCTAATTCAAGGTATCGAAGTCGACGCCGACGTTCTAATTCAAGATCTCGAAGTCGACGCCGACGTTCTAATTCAAGATCTCGAAGTCGACGCCGACGTTCTAATTCAAGATCTCAGAGTCGACGCCGACGTTCTAATTCAAGATCTCGTAGCCGACGCCGACGGTCTGGTTCAAGATTCCGATATGCACGATCATCGAAAAGAAGATTTTCATCTTCGGATAGTATTTCATCTCGTTCGTTTACTTCATATTCGTCTACCTCTGACTATGACTATGACTATTTACCACTTCGAGATTATCCATATACCGATCCTTACTACACTATGCATCGATATTCTGTGTATTCCGATGATTGTTCAACATATTCCCGAAGTTATTCTCGATCCAGAAGCAGATCCATGTCTAGATCTAGTTTTACAGAATCTTCTTCAAGTTGTAATTCGTCACCGTCTCGCTCATCAAAACCGGATAGTTACGCACACAATAGCGCATCATGTGCGGCAAAAACGAAACCGAAAACGAAGAACCGAGCTGTTGTCTGTAAACAAACCAAAAAGATGTTGAATAAAAATCCAACCTCGGGACCCAGTGTATCCACTGCGACGTCAAAACCTAAGGTGATTGCATCGCTACAACCTTCTGGGGCTACAACCACCAATCTTCCATTGGTTATATCAATAAGCGACAGCGATGAAACAACCGACGTCCCGAATGGAATAAACAATACACCCGGAAGTAGTTCTTGTGCATCGAGATTGAATGCCGATCAGACGCACACCAATGATCGTTCCGTGCCAAGAACGTCGAAGAAATATGAGTGTGGTGTCAACAAAATAGTCGACATACAACCGACTAAAACCGCCATAGACGTCATCAAATCAGTCAACATACAACCGACTAAAAGTGCCGTAGACATAAAAGAGTGTAGTAGTCAACCAAGTACCGATCGCAGGAttgtgaccttgacctctgTTCATTCTGACAAAAACGTGagcaaacaaaaatgtgttgatACAACTAAAATCCCGCTCAATGCTAGCAAGACTAAAAAAACgagtaaaaatcaaaatacacaTGGAAATGTGAAATTTAAATTGACCAATAAAGTACCTACGATATGTAACATAGGCCGCACACAGGATAACACTATCAGACCTCAGACTATCGGACCTCAGAAGAAACAAGCCAAGTATACCGCCGAACAATTCAGATTGTTGATGGAAATTggaatttgtttacaaaatatttttaaagatgtttCGGAAAAAATCGTTGGAAAACATTCTCAATAG